GAGGAATCATCTCCTCCCTGTTGCATCAATTCATATATTCAGAGGATGTCTCACGTGGTGATGGTGTGAGCTGCGGCATGATGTCTCTTCGTGAGTGCCGATCTTTCGCAGCGGCTGGTTCCTGACGGTCTGTGGGAACTCGTCGCCCCGTTGTTGCCGTCGTTCAGCTCCCGTCCGCAGGGCGGTGGGACTGCGCCGCTGAACGAGCGGGCCGTGTTCACGGCGGTGGTGTACGTGCTGACCAGCGGGTGCGCCTGGCGGCACCTGCCGGAGACGTTCGGGGTATCGCCCGCGACGGCGCACCGCCGGTTCACCGCGTGGACCGAGGCCGGGTTGTGGCGCCGATTGCACCGGGCGGTGCTGGATGAACTCGGCGCCAGGGGTGAGCTCGACTGGACCTCCGCGATCGTCGATGCGGCGTCGGTGCGGGCGAAAAGGGGGCTCGCTGACCGGGCCGAATCCGGTCGATCGCGGCAAGAAGGGCAGCAAACTGCACGTGCTGTCCGAGGCCCAGGGCCTGCCGCTGGCCGTGGCGGTCTCGGGTGCGAACCTGCACGACAGCCAGGCGTTCAAGCCGCTGATCCTCGGCATACCCGCCGTCCGCTCCCGGTGCGGGCCCCGTCGGAGACGGCCCGTGAAGATCCGCGCGGACAAGGCGTACTACTCCGCGGAACACCTGCGCTGGCTCCGCGCCCGGAACCTCGTCCCACGCATCGCCCGTCCCGGCATCGAGTCCGGCGAGCGCCTCGGCCGACACCGGTGGAAGATCGAGCGGTCGATCTCCTGGCTCTTCGGCTACCGCCGCCTCACCGTCCGGTATGAGCGAAAGGGCAGCCACTTCCTCGCCTTCCTCGGCCTCGCCGCAGCCCTGACCTGCTACAAGAGACTCGCCAAGATCACCACGTGAGACATCCTCTCAAGGGCAGGCCGGCACGCCATCGACGGTACGCGAGCGCGGGACTCCTCCTGGTACTACAGCCGGAGATCTTGAGGGTCGGTGATCGGCGGGATCGGTCGGTGGTGCGCCCAGGGCTGTAGCCGGATCGGAAGTGGGTCGCCGCGGCGTCGGTAGTGGCTGACCTGGGCTCGGGTCTGGTGTAGGCGGCGCCATAACTCGCAGGTCAGGATGGTTTCGACGGGGTGGTGCGGGTTGAGGCGGGTGGCGGCCAGGCAGTGCCGGATGGTGTGGACGGAGGGCCGCAGCAGCGGTCCAGGGATCAGCCAGCGGCCTCGCTCACGCCGGGGCTGTGGTCTTTTCCCAGGTCGGCCCCCTCTTCCGGCGCTGGATCGGGTTCGGGTGTCTGGGCGCGTTGGACGGCCAGGAAGGCGCTGGCCGGCATGCAGGCAGTGACGTGCCGGTGCCAGGGCGTCCACTTGCGGACCTGGTACTGGGCGAGGCCGGCTGGCTGCTTGTTGATCTCGTTGTCCTCCTCGATCTGCCAGCGTCCGCCGGCCCGCGCGATGATCTGCGAGACCGTGATCCCGGCCGGCGCGTGGACGAGGAAGTAGGCGACCTCGCGGCGCAGTTCGCCGTCCCTGGCGCGCCGGCTGGGGTGCAGTGAACGCCGCGGCACCAGCCAGTGGGTGAAGGTGTCGGCGGGGTCCTCGTCCTTGACGTGCACGGCGGAGGCGGTCCAGTCGTAGAGCCGTTCGCCCTTGGCGCCGTCCCCGCAGGAGCGGCGTTCCCACTGGTCACGGGTCTTTGCGTAGTGCAACAGGTCATCGGCTCGCTTGACGGCCGGCTGACGCGGCTTGCCCGGCGGGCCGTCAAGCGGCAGGTCGACCGGGACGCCGAAGACGTACGGCGCGCTCTGCCGGTGACACCAGGCGCGCGGTTGTGGGTCCCGCCCGTAGCCGGCGTCCGCCAGGATCCAGGCGAACGGCACCTGCGCGGACCGGGCCTGCTCGAGCATGGCGATGGCCGGCTCGGGCTTGGTGGCGAAGGCGACCTCGTCGGGAATGCCGGCCTCCCGGCAGCGGTCCCGGTCGGTGGTCCAGTCCTCGGGCAGGTACAGGCGCCGGTCGATGAAGGCGTGCCCGGCGGCGGTGGCGTAGCTGAGCATCACCATGACCTGGCAGTTGCGGACGTCGCCGGTCGGTCCGCAGTGCTGGAAGGCCACGCCGACCGGCTTACTGCCCTTCTTCCGGGCCTGCGTATCGTCGATGACCAGCGACGCATCCGCATCGCCCAGGTGATCCACCACATAGTCGCGGACCGCGTCGCGCAGCCGGTCCGCATCCCACACCGAGCCGTTGAGCAGCCACTGCATCCGATCCGCAGTCACATGCCCAGCCCGCTCGGCGAGCGTCCAGCCGTTCTTCGCCGGCAGCCCCTCGATGAACTGCGCGAAAACCACCCGCGGCTCCGGCCGGTTGAACAAGTGCCCCAACGAACCGGTCAACACCGACAGTTCGGCGTCCCACTCGGCTATCTGCTCAGCCGTCACATCCAGCAGCATGCTCGGTCAACGACGCCACCGGGAGTCCGTCACAAGATCTCCGGCTGTAGTACACGTACCAGGAAAGAAGAAGAAATCCGCTAACACCATCTATGCCGAAACCGGCCAGAAGTACAGCAACGGTGGAACCGCCAACGGCAACACGAGTGGTGGAGGCAGCGGTGGTGGAGGCGGTTTTCGGGGGTGGCTCGATGATGTCGGCACCACCATTGTCGACCAGGCACAACAGACGGTTGTCTCTTTCGTCGAAGCCCCTTACCAGCAACTCCTCACCGACAAACGATGCGTTCTCGACGGCGAGAACTGCAAAGACATGCTCACCCAACTGTTTCTCGGCATCAACCCGGGCGCCGCTGTCGCGATGGCGGTAACGTCGCGCGTGGAGGAGATATACGGCGACTACTCAAACGGCAGGA
This sequence is a window from Streptomyces sp. NBC_01217. Protein-coding genes within it:
- a CDS encoding IS5 family transposase (programmed frameshift) codes for the protein MSADLSQRLVPDGLWELVAPLLPSFSSRPQGGGTAPLNERAVFTAVVYVLTSGCAWRHLPETFGVSPATAHRRFTAWTEAGLWRRLHRAVLDELGARGELDWTSAIVDAASVRAKRGSLTGPNPVDRGKKGSKLHVLSEAQGLPLAVAVSGANLHDSQAFKPLILGIPAVRSRCGPRRRRPVKIRADKAYYSAEHLRWLRARNLVPRIARPGIESGERLGRHRWKIERSISWLFGYRRLTVRYERKGSHFLAFLGLAAALTCYKRLAKITT
- a CDS encoding IS701 family transposase, whose amino-acid sequence is MTAEQIAEWDAELSVLTGSLGHLFNRPEPRVVFAQFIEGLPAKNGWTLAERAGHVTADRMQWLLNGSVWDADRLRDAVRDYVVDHLGDADASLVIDDTQARKKGSKPVGVAFQHCGPTGDVRNCQVMVMLSYATAAGHAFIDRRLYLPEDWTTDRDRCREAGIPDEVAFATKPEPAIAMLEQARSAQVPFAWILADAGYGRDPQPRAWCHRQSAPYVFGVPVDLPLDGPPGKPRQPAVKRADDLLHYAKTRDQWERRSCGDGAKGERLYDWTASAVHVKDEDPADTFTHWLVPRRSLHPSRRARDGELRREVAYFLVHAPAGITVSQIIARAGGRWQIEEDNEINKQPAGLAQYQVRKWTPWHRHVTACMPASAFLAVQRAQTPEPDPAPEEGADLGKDHSPGVSEAAG